Proteins from a genomic interval of Pseudomonas silesiensis:
- the rlmD gene encoding 23S rRNA (uracil(1939)-C(5))-methyltransferase RlmD, which produces MAKHERGLRFQPTGGSKAPQIPTGKKQRLTIERLANDGRGIAFFEGRTWFVLGALAGEEVEARVLGAHGKVVEARTERVFQASELRRPAPCPHAGRCGGCSVQHLPHDEQLALKQRMLAEQLSKVAGVEPEEWAAPLSGPEFGYRRRARVAVRWDMKAKKLEVGFRAAGSQDIVAINECPVLVQPLQPIMTRLPEMLRRLSKPQALGHVELFSGSSLAVLLRHMAPLSDADLTILKDFCAFHGAQLWLHGDGEPHPVEPDQSLGYRLETWDLNLAYRPGDFIQVNAGVNEAMVAQALDWLQPKADDRVLDLFCGLGNFALPLARTVREVVAVEGVQAMVERAANNAASNNLHNTKFFQADLSQPLTDAEWAREGFCAVLLDPPRDGAFEVVRKLKSLGAERLVYVSCNPATLARDTVELIKQGYRLKRAGILDMFPQTAHVEAMALFEAS; this is translated from the coding sequence ATGGCCAAGCATGAGAGAGGCCTGCGCTTCCAGCCCACCGGCGGCAGCAAGGCCCCGCAAATCCCGACCGGCAAAAAGCAGCGCCTGACCATCGAGCGCCTCGCCAACGACGGTCGCGGCATCGCGTTTTTCGAAGGTCGCACCTGGTTCGTCCTCGGTGCATTGGCCGGTGAAGAGGTCGAAGCGCGGGTTCTGGGCGCCCACGGCAAAGTGGTCGAGGCGCGTACCGAACGCGTGTTCCAGGCCAGCGAATTGCGTCGCCCGGCACCGTGCCCCCATGCCGGTCGCTGCGGCGGTTGCAGCGTGCAACATCTGCCGCACGACGAACAGCTCGCCCTGAAACAACGCATGCTCGCCGAGCAATTATCGAAGGTCGCCGGTGTCGAGCCCGAGGAGTGGGCAGCGCCGTTGAGCGGTCCGGAATTCGGTTACCGTCGTCGCGCCCGGGTGGCGGTGCGCTGGGACATGAAGGCGAAAAAACTCGAGGTCGGTTTTCGCGCGGCGGGCAGCCAGGACATCGTTGCAATCAACGAATGCCCGGTGCTGGTGCAGCCGTTGCAGCCGATCATGACCCGCTTGCCGGAGATGCTCCGGCGCTTGAGCAAACCTCAGGCGTTGGGGCATGTGGAACTGTTCAGTGGTTCGTCGCTGGCGGTCTTGCTGCGGCACATGGCGCCGCTGTCCGACGCCGACCTGACGATCCTCAAGGATTTCTGCGCCTTCCACGGAGCACAATTGTGGTTGCACGGTGACGGCGAACCGCATCCGGTCGAGCCCGATCAGTCCTTGGGCTATCGTTTGGAAACCTGGGATTTGAATCTGGCGTACCGGCCCGGAGATTTCATTCAGGTCAACGCCGGGGTCAATGAAGCGATGGTCGCCCAGGCGCTGGATTGGCTGCAGCCAAAGGCCGATGATCGGGTGCTCGATCTGTTCTGTGGCCTGGGCAATTTTGCCTTGCCGCTGGCCAGGACCGTTCGCGAAGTGGTGGCAGTGGAAGGTGTGCAGGCGATGGTCGAGCGCGCAGCCAATAACGCCGCTAGCAACAATCTGCATAATACGAAGTTTTTTCAGGCCGATTTATCCCAGCCTTTGACCGATGCCGAATGGGCGCGCGAAGGCTTTTGTGCGGTACTCTTGGACCCACCCCGTGACGGTGCTTTCGAGGTCGTGCGCAAGCTCAAGTCGTTGGGCGCCGAACGGTTGGTGTATGTGTCATGCAACCCTGCAACCCTGGCGCGTGACACGGTCGAATTGATCAAACAGGGCTACCGGTTAAAACGTGCCGGGATTCTCGATATGTTTCCTCAAACGGCACATGTCGAGGCCATGGCGTTATTTGAAGCGAGCTAG
- a CDS encoding ATP-binding protein — protein MTFHRRWDISTRTQIISLGPALLLTLLLISFFTFVRIQDLRQELNHTGQLIANQLAPATEYGVISGNNEVLDSLLKATLATPNVRFLEVQDSANRILVYVEQPSETHTRSHQVEVFQAPVRLQRIALHSDFFQGSKAPGLTSTEDYLGRVIVGLSNDAFSQRQQEILFKAGILALFALLFTFLIARRLASSLSQPLRDIGNAVKAIQNGDYKTPLPIVDDTELGALSQHINNLASGLEQASREQHQAMAQLIQTREEAEKANNAKSDFLAMMSHELRTPMNGVMGMLQLLETTEMTEEQLEYAALASESTEHLLKVINDILDFSRIERSELELEHIPFNLADLIGSCAQAFSHSAAQRGLDLALLIPDNMRALQVQGDPTRIRQILVNLVGNALKFTEHGRVTIEPQWQWLDHELLWFTCAVRDSGIGISSEHLESMFNAFQQADSSISRRYGGTGLGLPIARTLAERMGGTLRAQSEEGRGSVFTLQIPLALYKQTLPILTPRPPTGTGEGNGRNVLLVEDNPVNQTVIEAMLRSLGFTVSVATDGAQAVRSAESLIYEAILMDCRLPIIDGYEATRQIRQLPGCAGVPIIALTANALQGDREACLSAGMNDYLAKPFKRTDLQQILQRWVQ, from the coding sequence ATGACTTTCCATCGTCGCTGGGACATCAGCACCCGCACGCAAATCATCAGCCTCGGCCCTGCCCTGTTGCTGACCTTGCTGTTGATCAGTTTTTTCACCTTCGTGCGAATCCAGGACCTGCGCCAGGAACTCAACCACACCGGTCAGTTGATTGCCAACCAACTGGCGCCGGCCACCGAATACGGGGTGATTTCGGGCAACAACGAAGTGCTCGACAGTTTGCTCAAGGCCACGCTGGCCACACCCAATGTGCGCTTCCTGGAAGTTCAGGACAGCGCCAACCGGATTCTGGTGTACGTCGAACAACCGTCGGAAACCCACACCCGTTCGCATCAGGTCGAAGTCTTCCAGGCCCCGGTGCGACTGCAACGCATTGCGCTGCACAGCGACTTTTTCCAGGGCAGCAAAGCCCCCGGCCTCACGTCCACCGAGGATTATCTGGGCCGGGTCATTGTCGGCCTGTCCAACGACGCCTTCAGTCAGCGTCAGCAGGAAATCCTGTTCAAGGCCGGGATTCTGGCATTGTTCGCGCTTCTGTTTACGTTTCTGATCGCCCGGCGCCTGGCGAGCAGCCTGTCGCAGCCGCTGCGCGACATCGGTAATGCGGTCAAGGCGATCCAGAACGGCGACTACAAAACCCCGCTGCCCATCGTCGACGACACCGAACTCGGGGCGCTGTCGCAACACATCAACAACCTCGCCAGCGGTCTCGAACAAGCCAGCCGCGAACAGCACCAGGCGATGGCGCAGTTGATCCAGACCCGCGAAGAGGCGGAAAAGGCCAACAACGCCAAATCCGATTTCCTCGCGATGATGAGCCACGAACTGCGCACCCCGATGAATGGCGTAATGGGCATGCTGCAACTGCTGGAAACCACCGAGATGACCGAGGAGCAGCTCGAATATGCGGCGCTGGCTTCGGAGTCCACCGAACACCTGCTCAAGGTCATCAACGACATTCTCGATTTCTCGCGCATCGAGCGCTCGGAACTGGAACTGGAGCACATTCCGTTCAACCTCGCGGACCTGATCGGCAGTTGCGCCCAGGCGTTCTCGCACAGCGCAGCGCAACGCGGGCTGGATCTGGCATTGCTGATTCCCGATAACATGCGCGCGCTGCAGGTGCAGGGCGACCCGACGCGGATCCGGCAGATCCTGGTCAACCTGGTCGGCAATGCGCTGAAGTTCACCGAGCACGGTCGCGTCACCATCGAGCCGCAATGGCAATGGCTGGATCACGAACTGCTCTGGTTTACCTGCGCGGTGCGCGACAGCGGGATCGGTATTTCCAGCGAGCACCTGGAATCGATGTTCAATGCCTTCCAGCAGGCCGACAGCTCCATTTCCAGGCGCTATGGCGGCACCGGGCTGGGCCTCCCCATCGCCCGCACCCTGGCTGAACGCATGGGCGGCACCTTGCGCGCCCAGAGCGAAGAGGGTCGCGGATCGGTGTTCACCCTGCAAATCCCGCTGGCGCTCTATAAACAGACGCTACCGATACTGACGCCACGGCCACCCACCGGCACCGGTGAGGGCAACGGGCGCAATGTGCTGCTGGTCGAGGACAATCCGGTCAACCAGACGGTTATCGAGGCAATGTTGCGCAGCCTGGGCTTTACTGTCAGCGTCGCGACGGATGGCGCCCAAGCGGTGCGCAGTGCCGAGAGTCTGATTTACGAAGCGATCCTGATGGATTGCCGATTGCCGATCATCGATGGGTACGAGGCGACCCGCCAGATTCGCCAATTGCCCGGCTGCGCTGGCGTGCCCATCATCGCCCTGACCGCCAATGCCTTGCAGGGCGACCGGGAAGCCTGTTTATCGGCCGGAATGAACGATTACCTGGCCAAGCCCTTCAAACGCACCGATCTGCAGCAAATTCTGCAGCGATGGGTGCAGTAG
- a CDS encoding NAD(P)H-dependent glycerol-3-phosphate dehydrogenase yields MTEQRPIAVLGGGSFGTAVANLLAENGHQVRLWMRDPEQAEAIRINRENPRYLKGIKILPAVEAVTDLQATLEACDLSFVALPSSALRSVLAPHAERLRGKLLVSLTKGIEAHTFKLMSEILEEIAPQARIGVLSGPNLAREIAEHALTATVVASEDEDLCQQVQAALHGRTFRVYASADRFGVELGGALKNVYAIIAGMAVALGMGENTKSMLITRALAEMTRFAVNQGANPMTFLGLAGVGDLIVTCSSPKSRNYQVGFALGQGLSLEDAVTRLGEVAEGVNTLKVLKAKAQEVGVYMPLVAGLHAILFEGRTLEQVIGLLMRAEPKTDVDFISTSGFN; encoded by the coding sequence ATGACTGAACAGCGCCCGATTGCGGTCCTGGGAGGCGGAAGTTTTGGTACCGCCGTGGCTAATCTGTTGGCCGAGAACGGGCATCAGGTGCGGCTGTGGATGCGTGACCCCGAACAGGCCGAGGCCATTCGGATCAATCGCGAAAACCCGCGCTACCTCAAAGGCATCAAGATTCTGCCGGCCGTGGAAGCGGTCACCGACCTGCAAGCTACCCTGGAAGCCTGCGACCTGAGTTTCGTGGCGCTGCCGTCCAGCGCGCTGCGCTCGGTGCTGGCGCCGCATGCCGAACGTTTGCGCGGCAAATTGCTGGTGAGCCTGACCAAAGGCATCGAAGCCCACACCTTCAAGCTGATGAGCGAGATCCTCGAAGAGATCGCCCCGCAAGCGCGCATCGGCGTACTGTCGGGGCCGAACCTGGCCCGTGAAATCGCCGAACACGCCTTGACCGCCACGGTGGTCGCCAGCGAAGACGAAGACCTCTGCCAGCAGGTCCAGGCCGCGCTGCACGGTCGCACCTTTCGCGTCTACGCCAGCGCCGACCGCTTCGGCGTGGAGTTGGGCGGGGCGCTGAAAAACGTCTACGCGATCATCGCCGGCATGGCGGTGGCGCTGGGCATGGGCGAAAACACCAAGAGCATGTTGATTACCCGGGCGCTGGCGGAAATGACCCGCTTCGCGGTGAATCAGGGCGCCAACCCCATGACGTTCCTCGGGCTGGCGGGCGTGGGCGATTTGATCGTCACCTGTTCGTCGCCGAAAAGCCGCAACTACCAGGTCGGGTTCGCCCTCGGCCAGGGATTGAGCCTGGAAGACGCGGTGACGCGCCTGGGCGAGGTGGCCGAAGGCGTCAACACCCTGAAAGTGCTCAAGGCCAAGGCCCAGGAAGTTGGCGTGTATATGCCGCTGGTCGCCGGACTCCATGCCATCCTGTTCGAAGGGCGCACGCTGGAGCAGGTGATCGGTCTATTGATGCGTGCCGAGCCGAAAACCGACGTCGACTTTATTTCTACCAGCGGTTTTAACTGA
- the sixA gene encoding phosphohistidine phosphatase SixA codes for MKLWVLRHGEAEPHGTRPDSERALTVKGREEVLRSAAELIGQPLTAIYASPFLRAQETAMLVREALGFLPEIRTVEWLTPDYRPQTVAEQLVSVDHALLVSHNPLVGNLLGYLQHGHVQDPERVPTAGLAELEGEGPLAGAMKLKGIKHP; via the coding sequence ATGAAACTCTGGGTATTGCGTCATGGTGAAGCCGAGCCACACGGTACGCGTCCGGACTCCGAGCGGGCCTTGACCGTCAAGGGGCGTGAAGAGGTATTGCGCAGTGCCGCCGAATTGATCGGCCAGCCGCTCACCGCCATTTATGCCAGTCCTTTCCTGCGAGCGCAGGAAACCGCCATGCTGGTACGTGAAGCGCTGGGCTTTCTACCTGAAATCCGCACCGTCGAATGGCTGACACCCGACTACCGCCCGCAAACGGTGGCGGAGCAGTTGGTATCCGTCGATCATGCGCTGCTGGTCAGTCATAACCCGCTGGTGGGTAACCTGCTCGGTTATCTTCAGCACGGCCATGTGCAGGATCCGGAAAGGGTCCCTACCGCCGGCCTTGCCGAGCTTGAAGGCGAGGGGCCGCTGGCAGGGGCGATGAAGCTCAAAGGAATCAAACACCCATAG
- a CDS encoding DUF4389 domain-containing protein codes for MNDPKVEAKYESILLRVLWMIVFLLVWQVAQFILGAVVLVQLIYRLIYGAPSASLMNFGDSLSQFLAQIGRFGTFHSDQKPWPFADWPTPRTPEGEAPHVVAPAPHPARDEEPKL; via the coding sequence ATGAACGATCCGAAAGTAGAAGCCAAGTACGAATCCATCCTGCTGCGTGTGCTGTGGATGATCGTCTTCTTGCTGGTCTGGCAAGTGGCGCAATTCATCCTCGGCGCGGTGGTGCTGGTGCAGCTGATCTATCGTTTGATTTATGGCGCCCCGAGCGCCAGCCTGATGAACTTCGGCGACAGTCTGAGCCAGTTCCTGGCGCAGATCGGTCGTTTCGGCACTTTTCACAGCGACCAGAAGCCCTGGCCGTTCGCGGACTGGCCGACGCCGCGTACGCCGGAAGGCGAAGCCCCACACGTTGTGGCGCCAGCACCGCATCCGGCTCGAGATGAGGAACCGAAATTATGA
- the relA gene encoding GTP diphosphokinase codes for MVQVRAHQPINTDGSINLEAWLDHAVSVDLALDREALKEACEFARASEQQANAAKNLWSEGTSSFRTGLEIAEILADLKLDQDSLVAAVLYRGVREGQIELPAISQRFGPVVAKLIDGVLRMAAISASLSPRQSLVLGTQGQVENLRKMLVAMVDDVRVALIKLAERTCAIRAVKTADDEKRNRVAREVFDIYAPLAHRLGIGHIKWELEDLSFRYLEPDQYKQIAKLLHERRLDRERFIADVMNQLKVELQATGVDADISGRAKHIYSIWRKMQRKGLEFSQIYDVRAVRVLVPEMRDCYTALGIVHTLWRHIPKEFDDYIANPKENGYRSLHTAVIGPEGKVLEVQIRTHAMHEEAELGVCAHWRYKGTDVKSGSNHYEEKISWLRQVLEWHEELGDIGGLADQLRVDIEPDRVYIFTPDGHAIDLPKGATPLDFAYRVHTEIGHNCRGAKINGRIVPLNYSLQTGEQVEIITSKHGTPSRDWLNPNLGYITTSRARAKIVHWFKLQARDQNVAAGKTLLERELSRLGLPAVDFDKLADKANMKTAEDMYAALGAGDLRLAQLVNLAQQLVEPERGNEQLELIPRKATGYKPGKRGDIQIQGVGNLMTQMAGCCQPLPGDAIVGYITVGRGVSIHRQDCASVLQLGGREPERIIQVSWGPVPVLTYPVDIIIRAYDRSGLLRDVSQVLLNERINVLAVNTRSNKEDNTALMSLTIEIPGLDALGRLLGRISQLPNIIETRRNRTP; via the coding sequence ATGGTACAGGTGAGAGCACACCAGCCGATCAACACCGACGGCAGTATCAATCTCGAGGCTTGGCTCGATCACGCGGTCAGTGTCGATCTGGCGCTGGATCGCGAAGCCTTGAAGGAAGCGTGCGAGTTCGCTCGCGCCTCTGAACAACAGGCCAATGCGGCGAAGAATCTCTGGTCCGAAGGGACCTCGAGTTTCCGCACGGGCCTCGAGATCGCCGAGATTCTCGCCGACCTCAAACTCGATCAGGATTCGTTGGTTGCCGCGGTCTTGTACCGCGGCGTGCGCGAAGGCCAGATCGAACTGCCGGCGATCAGCCAGCGCTTCGGTCCGGTGGTCGCCAAACTCATCGACGGTGTGTTGCGCATGGCGGCCATCAGCGCCAGCCTCAGCCCCCGTCAATCCCTGGTGCTGGGCACCCAGGGCCAGGTGGAAAACCTGCGCAAGATGCTGGTGGCCATGGTCGACGACGTACGCGTTGCGCTGATCAAGCTGGCCGAGCGCACCTGCGCGATCCGGGCGGTGAAAACCGCCGACGACGAGAAGCGCAACCGCGTGGCTCGTGAGGTCTTCGACATCTACGCGCCCCTGGCTCACCGGCTCGGTATCGGTCACATCAAGTGGGAGCTGGAGGACTTGTCCTTCCGTTACCTCGAGCCCGACCAATACAAGCAGATTGCCAAGTTGCTCCACGAGCGGCGCCTGGATCGCGAGCGTTTCATCGCCGATGTGATGAACCAGCTGAAAGTCGAATTGCAGGCCACCGGGGTCGACGCCGATATCAGCGGCCGGGCCAAGCACATCTATTCGATCTGGCGCAAAATGCAGCGCAAGGGTCTGGAATTCAGCCAGATCTACGACGTGCGCGCCGTTCGTGTCCTGGTGCCGGAAATGCGCGATTGCTACACCGCGCTCGGCATTGTCCACACGTTGTGGCGGCACATCCCGAAGGAATTCGACGACTACATCGCCAACCCCAAGGAAAACGGCTACCGCTCGCTGCACACTGCGGTGATCGGGCCCGAGGGCAAGGTGCTGGAAGTGCAGATCCGCACTCACGCGATGCACGAGGAGGCGGAGCTGGGCGTTTGCGCGCACTGGCGCTACAAGGGCACTGACGTCAAATCCGGCTCCAACCATTACGAAGAGAAAATTTCCTGGCTGCGTCAGGTCCTCGAATGGCATGAAGAGCTGGGCGACATTGGCGGTCTGGCAGACCAGCTACGGGTCGATATCGAACCGGACCGGGTCTACATTTTCACTCCGGACGGTCACGCCATCGATTTGCCGAAGGGCGCGACGCCACTGGACTTCGCCTACCGGGTACACACCGAGATCGGTCACAACTGTCGTGGTGCGAAGATCAACGGACGGATCGTCCCGCTCAACTACAGCCTGCAAACCGGTGAGCAGGTCGAGATCATCACCAGCAAGCACGGCACGCCGAGTCGCGACTGGCTGAACCCGAACCTGGGCTACATCACCACCTCGCGGGCGCGGGCGAAGATCGTTCACTGGTTCAAACTGCAGGCGCGGGATCAGAACGTCGCAGCCGGCAAGACCTTGCTCGAGCGTGAGCTCAGCCGTCTGGGCCTGCCCGCGGTGGACTTCGACAAACTGGCCGACAAGGCCAACATGAAGACGGCCGAGGACATGTACGCCGCGTTGGGTGCGGGGGATTTGCGCCTGGCGCAACTGGTCAACCTGGCACAGCAGCTGGTGGAGCCGGAGCGCGGCAACGAACAGCTCGAACTCATCCCGCGCAAGGCCACCGGCTACAAGCCGGGCAAGCGCGGCGATATCCAGATCCAGGGCGTCGGCAACCTGATGACACAGATGGCCGGCTGCTGCCAGCCGCTGCCGGGGGATGCGATCGTCGGTTACATCACCGTGGGCCGTGGCGTGAGCATTCACCGTCAGGACTGCGCCTCGGTCTTGCAATTGGGCGGGCGCGAGCCTGAGCGGATCATCCAGGTCAGCTGGGGCCCGGTGCCGGTGCTCACCTATCCGGTGGACATCATCATCCGCGCCTACGACCGGTCCGGCTTGCTGCGTGACGTATCGCAAGTGCTGCTCAACGAGCGGATCAACGTGCTGGCGGTCAACACCCGCTCGAACAAGGAGGACAACACCGCGTTGATGTCCCTGACCATCGAGATTCCGGGGCTGGATGCACTGGGGCGGTTGCTGGGACGGATTTCCCAGTTGCCGAACATCATCGAAACCCGGCGTAACCGCACGCCGTGA
- the mazG gene encoding nucleoside triphosphate pyrophosphohydrolase — MYSLEDLLHLMNRLRDPQFGCPWDIRQTYATIVPHTLEEAYEVADAIERGDFDHLQGELGDLLFQVVYYSQLAREEGRFEFAGVVDSITRKLIRRHPHVFPTGDLYAPLDVPRLSEEQVKQRWEEIKAEERAEKSSAPEQLSLLDDVPAALPALSRSAKLQKRAGQVGFDWPDALPVLDKVREELDEVLEAMADNDSAAIADEVGDLLFSVVNLARHLKVDPETALRGANSKFERRFRFIEQALRDTHRPMEDCTLEELDALWGEAKRQEKNMPSCG, encoded by the coding sequence ATGTACAGCCTTGAAGACTTGCTGCACCTGATGAACCGCCTGCGCGACCCGCAGTTCGGCTGCCCGTGGGACATCAGGCAAACCTACGCCACCATCGTCCCGCACACCCTCGAAGAAGCTTACGAAGTCGCCGATGCCATCGAGCGCGGTGATTTCGATCACTTGCAGGGTGAGTTGGGGGATCTGCTATTCCAGGTGGTCTACTACAGCCAGCTGGCCCGGGAAGAAGGGCGCTTCGAGTTCGCCGGTGTGGTCGACAGCATCACCCGCAAGTTGATCCGCCGCCATCCTCACGTGTTTCCCACCGGGGATCTGTACGCGCCGCTGGATGTTCCGCGCCTGAGTGAAGAACAGGTCAAGCAGCGCTGGGAGGAGATCAAGGCCGAAGAACGGGCGGAGAAATCCTCGGCGCCCGAACAGCTGTCCTTGCTCGACGACGTGCCCGCAGCATTGCCGGCGCTGTCTCGTTCGGCGAAGTTGCAAAAGCGCGCCGGGCAGGTCGGTTTCGACTGGCCTGATGCCTTGCCGGTACTCGACAAGGTGCGCGAAGAGCTCGATGAAGTGCTTGAAGCCATGGCCGACAATGATTCGGCTGCGATTGCCGATGAGGTCGGCGATCTGCTGTTTTCCGTGGTCAATCTGGCGCGTCATCTCAAGGTCGACCCGGAAACCGCCTTGCGCGGTGCCAACAGCAAGTTCGAAAGACGCTTCCGATTTATCGAACAGGCATTGCGCGACACCCACCGTCCCATGGAAGATTGCACCCTCGAAGAGTTGGACGCCTTGTGGGGCGAAGCCAAACGTCAGGAAAAGAATATGCCCAGCTGCGGTTGA
- the fabA gene encoding 3-hydroxyacyl-[acyl-carrier-protein] dehydratase FabA: MTKQNAFTREDLLRCSRGELFGPGNAQLPAPNMLMVDRITLISEEGGKYGKGELVAELDITPDLWFFACHFEGDPVMPGCLGLDAMWQLVGFFLGWQGLPGRGRALGSGEVKFFGQVLPTAKKVTYNIHIKRVLKGKLNLAIADGSVTVDGREIYTAEGLRVGVFTSTDNF; the protein is encoded by the coding sequence ATGACCAAACAAAACGCCTTTACCCGGGAAGACCTGCTGCGCTGCAGTCGCGGTGAGCTGTTCGGCCCAGGTAACGCGCAACTGCCCGCCCCGAACATGCTGATGGTCGATCGCATCACCCTGATCAGCGAAGAAGGCGGCAAGTACGGCAAAGGTGAATTGGTCGCCGAGCTGGATATCACTCCGGATCTGTGGTTTTTCGCCTGTCACTTCGAAGGCGACCCGGTGATGCCAGGCTGCCTGGGCCTCGACGCCATGTGGCAACTGGTCGGTTTCTTCCTTGGCTGGCAAGGTCTGCCGGGCCGCGGCCGCGCCCTGGGTTCGGGCGAAGTGAAGTTCTTTGGTCAGGTTCTGCCGACTGCAAAGAAAGTGACCTATAACATACATATCAAGCGCGTCCTCAAAGGCAAGCTGAACCTGGCCATCGCCGATGGTTCGGTGACTGTCGACGGTCGCGAGATCTATACCGCCGAAGGCCTTCGGGTCGGCGTTTTCACCTCCACTGACAACTTCTAA
- the fabB gene encoding beta-ketoacyl-ACP synthase I, whose translation MRRVVITGLGIVSCLGNDKETVSANLRASRPGIRFNPEYAEMGLRSQVSGSIDLPLEELIDRKIFRFVGHAAAYAYLAMKDAIADSGLSEEQVSNPRTGLIAGSGGASTLNQMEALDILREKGVKRVGPYRVTRTMSSTVSACLATPFKIKGLNYSIASACATSAHCIGTAMEQIQMGKQDIVFAGGGEEEHWSQSFLFDAMGALSSQYNETPEKASRAYDAKRDGFVIAGGGGMVVVEELEHALARGAKIYAEIVGYGATSDGYDMVAPSGEGAIRCMQMAMSTVDAPIDYLNTHGTSTPVGDVMEMKGVREVFGDKAPAISSTKSLSGHSLGAAGVHEAIYCMLMMEGNFMAGSANIDELDPEVADMPILTKTREDATINTVMSNSFGFGGTNATLVLKRWSGK comes from the coding sequence ATGCGCCGCGTCGTTATCACTGGTCTGGGCATCGTTTCGTGCCTGGGCAATGACAAAGAGACCGTCTCCGCTAACCTGCGTGCAAGTCGCCCTGGCATCCGGTTCAACCCGGAATATGCCGAAATGGGTCTGCGTAGCCAGGTTTCCGGCTCCATTGACCTTCCCCTCGAAGAGCTGATCGATCGCAAGATCTTTCGCTTCGTCGGCCACGCGGCGGCTTACGCCTACCTGGCCATGAAAGACGCTATCGCCGACTCCGGTCTGAGCGAAGAGCAGGTCTCCAACCCGCGTACCGGCCTGATCGCCGGTTCCGGTGGTGCTTCCACGCTGAACCAGATGGAAGCGCTGGACATCCTGCGCGAGAAAGGCGTGAAGCGCGTCGGCCCATACCGTGTAACGCGGACCATGAGCAGTACCGTTTCCGCTTGCCTGGCCACGCCGTTCAAGATCAAGGGCCTGAACTACTCCATCGCTTCTGCCTGCGCCACCAGTGCTCACTGCATCGGTACCGCCATGGAACAGATCCAGATGGGCAAGCAGGACATCGTGTTCGCCGGCGGCGGTGAAGAAGAGCATTGGAGCCAGTCGTTCCTGTTCGACGCCATGGGCGCCCTGTCCAGCCAGTACAACGAAACCCCGGAAAAAGCTTCCCGTGCCTACGACGCCAAGCGTGACGGTTTCGTCATCGCCGGCGGTGGCGGCATGGTCGTGGTCGAAGAGCTGGAACACGCTCTGGCCCGCGGCGCGAAGATCTACGCCGAAATCGTTGGCTACGGCGCGACCTCCGACGGCTACGACATGGTCGCCCCAAGCGGCGAAGGCGCCATCCGCTGCATGCAGATGGCCATGTCCACCGTTGACGCCCCCATCGACTACCTGAACACCCACGGCACTTCGACGCCGGTCGGCGATGTCATGGAAATGAAAGGTGTGCGTGAAGTGTTCGGCGACAAGGCGCCGGCCATCAGCTCCACCAAGAGCCTGTCGGGTCACTCCCTGGGCGCCGCCGGCGTTCACGAAGCGATCTACTGCATGCTGATGATGGAAGGCAACTTCATGGCAGGTTCGGCCAACATCGACGAACTGGACCCGGAAGTGGCAGACATGCCAATCCTGACCAAGACTCGCGAAGACGCCACCATCAACACCGTGATGAGCAACAGCTTCGGTTTCGGTGGCACCAATGCCACGCTGGTACTGAAGCGCTGGTCGGGCAAGTAA
- a CDS encoding DUF2058 domain-containing protein: MSISLRDQLLKAGLVNQKQAKQVGKEKQKQQRLAHKGQIELDDSQQRAAQEAMAEKVKRDQELNRQQQEKAEAKARAAQIKQLIEVSRLPKLTTEDYYNFVDDKKVKRLSVNTLMRNKLSNGSLAIVHHAGGYEVIPREAALKIQERDPQRIVQLNVHTEEVVAEDDPYAAYQIPDDLMW, translated from the coding sequence ATGAGCATTTCCCTTCGCGACCAGTTGCTTAAAGCAGGGCTGGTCAACCAGAAGCAGGCCAAGCAGGTCGGCAAAGAGAAACAGAAGCAGCAACGCCTGGCCCACAAAGGCCAGATCGAACTGGATGATTCACAGCAGCGGGCAGCTCAGGAAGCCATGGCCGAAAAGGTCAAGCGCGACCAGGAGCTGAACCGTCAGCAACAGGAGAAGGCCGAGGCGAAAGCCCGCGCTGCCCAGATCAAGCAATTGATCGAAGTCTCGCGCCTGCCGAAGCTGACCACCGAGGATTACTACAACTTCGTCGACGACAAGAAGGTCAAGCGCCTGTCTGTCAACACGCTGATGCGCAACAAGCTCAGCAACGGTTCGTTGGCGATCGTGCACCATGCCGGTGGCTACGAAGTGATCCCGCGTGAGGCGGCCCTGAAGATTCAGGAGCGCGATCCACAGCGTATCGTGCAGTTGAACGTTCACACCGAAGAAGTCGTCGCCGAGGACGATCCGTACGCAGCCTATCAGATCCCGGATGATCTGATGTGGTAA